CGTTCGAGCTCTTCCATGTGGTTGCGAATGACTTGCAGGATGTCGTCGTCGTCAATTTCTAACTGGCGGCATTGAATCTCCAGGCATTCTTCCAACGTCCGGGCGGCGATGCCCGGCGGTTCGAAGCGATGGAAGATTTTCAAAATTCGTTCAATTTCAGGAACTGGTTTATCAAAGGTGAGGGCGATATCTTCCAGCGGGATGTTCAGATACCCGTTTTCATCTAACTGGTCGATGATATATTCGCCGATGGTATATTCGTCTGAATCGTTGGTTGAAATGCCCAGTTGCCAGAGCAGGTGGTCTTTGAGCGAAACTTCCTGGGCGATTTGCATGTTGGAGTCGTCGTCTTCTGATTCGGAATACGACGAGGCGCCATGCGTAACGGAGCCGATATCGCTGCTGTCGGCGAAATAGTCGGCCCAGTTTTCGTCTAACTCGATGCGTCCGGTATCGGTTAAACTGTCAGACGAGTCGTCTGAACTGTCGCTCGGGGGGGCTTCTTTTTCTTCGGGGGTCGAGTCGGCTGAAAACTCTTCGCGGTTGCTGGCGTCATCATTGATATCGTTGACCTCCCCATCTTCTAGCAGGGGGTTTTCGACCATTTCTTCTTGCAGCAGTTCGTTTAGCTCCAACGTAGACAGTTGCAGCAGTTGGATAGACTGCTGCATCTGCGGCGTCATAATCAGCCGCTGCGACATCTTTTGTTGAAGTTGTAATCTCTGATCCATAATTGGAACCAAAATTTATGTATAAATTTCCATGCCAATTTACTCTTTTTAGAGGGCTGTGTCAATGGCGTGTGGGCGGTTCGGGTTTTTTATCTAATTGAATTGTTTTAATTTACGGCACGGCTTGGCTGTGCGCTGGACGGGGAAAATAATTCTAAATACTACTGTAGCAGCAGATTTTGATTAGACAAGTCTTAAATTATCTTTCTAAAAATTCGATCTTTTGTAACAAGAGCGTTTGTAAATAATCGGACTGCGCGACAAAAGCGTCGAGTACGCGTACGGCGGAGCGCAGGCTTTCTTCGGCGCCCTGGGTCTCAGGCAATACCATCAGGCGCCAACGGTTTTCTTCATGATCGAAATGCGCTTCCTGCAGCAACTCATTGAGCAGTTCCATTGCGAGAGGGTGTTCTTTCGCGCAATCCTGAATGAGGCGTTCCAGGCCTTGTGCGCGCGCAATTTTTTCGCGGCTGGTTTCGCTGGGCGACTCTTCGGGAGGAATGGTGTTGATGCCTGCGCGCGCTTGCGCCGCGAACCCGCGCAGTTCCTGCACGGCGGAGCGCATTTGTTCGCGTAACACTTTGCGGTTTGTGTGCGGTTGGTATTGGCTGAGCAGGGTACGCAAGGCTTGGGGGGCGGCGGTTTCATTTTCAGCAAAGGCGCTACCTATCTTCGCGGGGTCCGCAGGCGGCGCGCCGGTGATGTCTGCGCCCAAACTGAGATTAAACACGGGGACGCCAAACCGTTTGATCTCATGTTCCAATAATAAACGATAGAGGTTGAGCGTGTCGCTGGTTGCGATCTTGTCTCCGGTGACGCTTGTTACATGGTGGCTGACTTGTTCGTCGCGGGGCAGCGATTTGTCGTCAAATATGGTTCCGTCGGCGTAGGCTTTATCGCCGCTGAAGGCGAGGTCTTGCCCCATTAAGAGAATCGGGCGGCAGCCCATACGCGCCAAAATATGGAAGCCCGCCACTGTGACGCTGCCGGAGCCGAACACGTCGCCCTTATCGCCGGTCAGGGTTTGCAGCCATGTTGAAATGGAATTCCCGCTGCGATCCGGCGTGGGGATTTGCCCGACGGGCGCGGGCGCGCCAGTGGTTTCGAGGGTGGTGCGCCAGCTGGCCATCATCACATTCGCCCCAAAATGGCGAATGATGCGCGAGTGAATGCGCGGGTCGGCGACCAGGACGGTTTCATCAGAAGGCGCGGCTTCATCAAACGAGCGGGCGTTGCGCTCGTTGTGGTCCATGGTGAAGACGATATGCGGCGCGATCCCGTGTTTGCGTAGAATGGGGTAGGCCGAGTTCACGCAGGTAATCAGGGCGCGGCCTTGCATGGCTTTGAGCGCGTCGATGCGTTGTTCGAGCGAGGGGCCGGGCGCCGCCAGCACGGCGGGGGTTTCGTTGAATTGCTCCCAAAGATGATTAACGCCGGGAAAGCGCATCAGCGCGTCTGCGTTGGCGATGGTGTTTTTAACGACCTCAACGCCGTGATTGACCCGTGAACGACGGTACATGGTTTCGCGTTGCAGCGCGTCGCGCCAGGCTTGGGCGAAGCGCGCAGGGTAATCGGGATTGGCGCGAGCCAGCAGCGGCGTTGCGGCGACTTGGTGCGAGAGTACCAAAAAGCGCGGCCATTCTAACTCGGCGCCGATGCTGTCGATGGTTTTGTTAAGCGGTTGTCCGACGAACAAATGTAAGCGGCGGTCCGCCAGCATTCGTGACAGATCGACATGGACGAACGCGGTGAGAAATAACAACGCGTCCGGTTCGACCATCGCCAATACGCCGTTTTGCGGCAGGTGTTGCAACACCGCCATAGGGTGATAGCCCAGCCCCATGCCCAATAAAATGACGGCGTGGTCGCGGTTTTGTTCAATCTCCAGCGAGGCGGTCCATTGCTCGACTTCTTGTTTGGGCGGGAGCCCGCTGGTAAACACGCGTTGGGTGGAGCCGTCGAATTGGGTGGGGACATAGGTTTCCACCCAACCGTCTTCGAGCCGCTTGCAGGGATAGGTCCGTTCGATCAGTTTTGTGGCGGCGGCGGCGACGCTCTCAGCCTGCGCCTCGTTAATGGTGCGAAGAACGGTTAGGTTTTTCTGAAAGTATTGACTGCCGGACATCCCGGCCCGCCTTTCCTGTGCAAGTTGGCTTCTATTGTAACGGGTTTAATACGATGTCCAGACGCAAAACGCCCCCTGCGGCGTATTTTTTCAGCGAACAATCAAACAAAACACGACGTCGCATCTGTACTCACTACGCATAAGCGCGAATTTCAAACACGTTTGCGGTTGAATCGCCATTGGTCGCCAACACGCGCAGTTTAATCCCGTCGCCTAATTCTGGCGTGAATTTATGGACGCGCTTGCGCTGGTAATTGCCCTCTACTTTGGCGATGACGCGCTCTTGATTGCCGTGGGTGACGATCAGTTCATAGTCGCGCACGGTTTCGGGCTGCGGGCCGCGTACGACATGGCTGTTGTGGTGGTCGCTATGCGTAAGGAACAACTGGCGGTTGAGCCGCGTATCGAATGTCAGATGGACCTCGCGAAACCGGTGCGGCTGGTTGAAATGCAAATGCAACCATTGCGGCATTTTCATCTGCGGGTTTGACGACCACTTGTTTCTTTTGCCGTACACGCCGCGAGCGACGCCATTGGCTACGTTGTCTGCGCTATAGCCCGGCTTCATGCTGGAGGCCCACACGGTCGCGTCGCGGGCGAGATCATCGGAATCGCTGT
This Candidatus Hinthialibacter antarcticus DNA region includes the following protein-coding sequences:
- a CDS encoding DUF115 domain-containing protein yields the protein MSGSQYFQKNLTVLRTINEAQAESVAAAATKLIERTYPCKRLEDGWVETYVPTQFDGSTQRVFTSGLPPKQEVEQWTASLEIEQNRDHAVILLGMGLGYHPMAVLQHLPQNGVLAMVEPDALLFLTAFVHVDLSRMLADRRLHLFVGQPLNKTIDSIGAELEWPRFLVLSHQVAATPLLARANPDYPARFAQAWRDALQRETMYRRSRVNHGVEVVKNTIANADALMRFPGVNHLWEQFNETPAVLAAPGPSLEQRIDALKAMQGRALITCVNSAYPILRKHGIAPHIVFTMDHNERNARSFDEAAPSDETVLVADPRIHSRIIRHFGANVMMASWRTTLETTGAPAPVGQIPTPDRSGNSISTWLQTLTGDKGDVFGSGSVTVAGFHILARMGCRPILLMGQDLAFSGDKAYADGTIFDDKSLPRDEQVSHHVTSVTGDKIATSDTLNLYRLLLEHEIKRFGVPVFNLSLGADITGAPPADPAKIGSAFAENETAAPQALRTLLSQYQPHTNRKVLREQMRSAVQELRGFAAQARAGINTIPPEESPSETSREKIARAQGLERLIQDCAKEHPLAMELLNELLQEAHFDHEENRWRLMVLPETQGAEESLRSAVRVLDAFVAQSDYLQTLLLQKIEFLER